GGGAGGAGGGCGGGGCCGAGGAGGTGGACGGGTCGCGGTCCCCGCCCGGGTCGACGGACGGGGCCGTCGTCGTGGGGTCCGGCACCGGCACGCGCGGCGGGACCGGGGCGCCGGTCGCCTCCGGGGTCCACGAGGACTCGGCCGGTTCGGGGGCCGACGTCGACGGCGACGGCGTGGAGCGGTCCGGCAGGCGCAGGTCCGCGGGCGTCCGCGCGGCGTCCGTGGCGGCGTCGCCGAGGTCCGAGAGCCACGGGGCGGCCGTGTCCCGCGGAATGCGCACGGTGAGGACACCGGCGGCGGCCGGGGCCATGGACGCCTGGTCCGCCTCCAGCATCACGCTGCCGTCCGGCAGCAGCACCACGGCGTCCCAGATGCGGCGGTTCTCCACCAGCTCCGGGGAGTCCACGGCCGAGGCGAGGCGCTCGCGGACCACGTCCGGGTCGTTCTTCATGCGCTGGCGGACCTCGGTGCGGAACGCGTCCCAGCCCTCGTCCGTGAAGAGGTCCCGGGTCTCGAGCACCCGGTCCTCGCGGGCCGAGTACCAGACCACGTGCGAGCTGGAGACGGAGTCCGTGCCCCGGGTCTCCGTGGAGAGCAGGCGGGCCGCGGCGATGTCCTCGCCCACCACGGCGAGCCGGGGCTGCACCTCCAGGCGGGGGTCCGCGCCGCGGTCCGTGTCCCGGCGGTAGTCGTCGATCTGGCCGCGCACGGAGCCGGCCATGGCCTCCGTCCAGGCGGGCGCCTCGGGCACCTGCAGCCACGCGCCGCGGTGGTCCGGGTCCGTGCCCTCGAGGACGGCGATGCTCGCGCCCGGCACCTGGTCCAGGTCCAGGGAGGGCACGTCCACGGTGAAGGGCGCCATGTCCATGGGCGGCAGCGCGGTGGCCGACGCCGTGGACGGGGCGGGCTCCGGCGCGGGCTCGGTGCGCGCGCACGCGCTCAGCGCCACCAGCGCGACGGCGGCCAGGCCCAGGGCGGCGCGGGCGCGGCGGGCGGAGGGGGAGGCGGGGGTGCTCATGGGCTTCACTTCCGGTGGTCGGAGCTCTCCAGGATGGCGTCGACGCGGGCGGCCATCTCGTCCGCGGTGGGCTGGTGCCAGTCCGGGTCCTTGGCGCGGCGGGCGTTGCGGCGCAGGCGCAGCACGACCCACACCACGAGGAACGCCAGGATCAGGACGACCACGACGTTGGAGAAGACGTCGGCGTAGTCGGAGACGAGGTGGAACCGCTCGCCGAGGGCGTAGCCGCCGTACACGAAGATCGCGTTCCAGATCAGGGAGCCGAGCGTGGTGAAGAGGGTGAACATGCCCAGGTGCATGCGCTCGATGCCGGCCGGGATGGAGATCAGAGACCGGAACACGGGGACCATGCGGCCCAGGAACACCGTCCAGTAGCCGTAGCGGGCGAACCAGCGCTCGGTCTTGGCCACGTCCTCCACATCCACCAGGGGCATGCGGTCCGCGATCCGGTACATGCGTCGGCGGCCCAGCAGCGCCCCGATCCCGTACAGCGCCAGGGCGCCGGTGACCGAGCCGACGGTGGCCCAGAGGAACGCGGCGAGGGGGCTGAACGCCCCGCCGGCGGCGGTGAACCCGGCCAGGGGCAGGATCAGCTCGGAGGGGATGGGCGGGAAGATGTTCTCCGCGAACACCGCCAGGCCCACGCCCACGGGGCCGACGGCCTCCATGATGTCTACGACGACGTTGCCGAGCCAGCCGTAGTCGGCGTCGGCGGTCGCGGTGGAGGCGGCCAGGGTCAACGGGGTCACGGGGGCGAGCATGCCCTCCATTGTCCACCATCGCACCGGGCACGGCGCCGGGCGGGCGACGGCGACGGGCCGTCGTCGTCCGCTCTGCGCGCACACGCCCGCCCGGGCGGGCGGGAAACGGCGCCCCGTTGGTAGGCTCGCACTGCTGACCGCTCACCGATCCGTTCGCGCCACACCCGTTCAAGGTGCCTGCCGCGGGCCCTACTGGAAGGAAGACTCCATGAGCATCGTCCAGATTCCGCTGCGCCTGGCCTCCGGCGCGTTCATCCTGAACTCCGGCCTCAACAAGCGCAACATCTCCGAGGAGCAGGCCGCAGGCATGCGGGACATGGGTGCGCAGGGCGTGCCCTACCTGGCCAAGCTGACCCCGGCCCAGTTCAAGAACTTCATCGTGGCCACCGAGGTCGGCACCGGCGCCGCCCTGCTGGCGCCGTTCGTGCCCGGCTGGCTCGCCGGCTCGGCCCTGACCGCCTTCTCCGGCGGCCTGATGTCCATGTACCTGAACACCCCGGCCATGACCGAGAAGGACGGCGTGCGCCCCTCGCAGGAGGGCACCGGCGTCGCCAAGGACGTGTTCCTGCTCGGCTCCGGCCTGGCCATCGCCGCCG
The sequence above is a segment of the Micrococcus endophyticus genome. Coding sequences within it:
- a CDS encoding DedA family protein; this encodes MLAPVTPLTLAASTATADADYGWLGNVVVDIMEAVGPVGVGLAVFAENIFPPIPSELILPLAGFTAAGGAFSPLAAFLWATVGSVTGALALYGIGALLGRRRMYRIADRMPLVDVEDVAKTERWFARYGYWTVFLGRMVPVFRSLISIPAGIERMHLGMFTLFTTLGSLIWNAIFVYGGYALGERFHLVSDYADVFSNVVVVLILAFLVVWVVLRLRRNARRAKDPDWHQPTADEMAARVDAILESSDHRK